One genomic window of Leptotrichia shahii includes the following:
- a CDS encoding M3 family oligoendopeptidase, with translation MKFNEYKYEHLDLEKIKKEFSELIESFEKAENVEGQIIALDEIIKLRNHIETMQTLVSVRHSIDTNDEFYDKENEYMDEISPILFGFTNDFYKALVNSKFKDELIQKYGKFLFDLAENTLKTFSPKIIPDAQEENRLSSKYSKLIASAKIDFDGKELNLSQMVPYTQSKDRNIRFEAAKKVAQFFAENQDEFDNIYDSLVKVRTRMAQKMGYKNFVEFGYKQLSRLEYDARMVEGYRKQVLENIVPLHTELRERQKKRLGVEKLRFYDEAIKFNSGNADPHGSPEWILNNGKIMYKELSKETDEFFTFMTENNLLDLLSKKGKMSGGYCTYIPEHKAPFIFANFNGTSHDIDVLTHEAGHAFQVYQSREFEVPEYLWPSYEACEIHSMSMEFLTWPWMELFFENDTDKYKFIHLSEALLFIPYGVTVDEFQHWVYENPEATPKERREKWIEIEKKYLPTRDYGEVEELKNGIFWFRQGHIFSSPFYYIDYTLAQVCAFQFWIKSRENREKAWKDYLNLCKLGGSKPFFELMKSANLKNPFEEGTLAFVIPKIKEYLDNVDDMNL, from the coding sequence ATGAAATTTAATGAATACAAATATGAACATTTGGATTTAGAAAAAATAAAAAAAGAATTTTCTGAACTCATAGAAAGTTTTGAAAAAGCCGAAAATGTGGAAGGACAAATTATTGCACTTGATGAAATTATAAAATTAAGAAATCATATCGAAACTATGCAAACACTTGTTTCGGTTCGTCATAGCATTGATACAAATGATGAATTTTATGATAAGGAAAATGAATATATGGATGAAATTAGTCCTATTCTATTTGGATTTACAAATGATTTTTATAAAGCTCTTGTAAATTCAAAATTTAAAGATGAACTTATCCAAAAATATGGAAAATTTTTATTTGATTTGGCAGAAAATACATTGAAAACATTTTCACCTAAAATTATTCCAGATGCACAGGAAGAAAATAGACTGTCCAGCAAATATTCAAAATTAATTGCAAGTGCAAAAATAGATTTTGATGGAAAAGAGCTCAATTTGTCACAAATGGTTCCTTATACACAGTCAAAAGATAGAAATATAAGATTTGAGGCGGCTAAAAAAGTTGCTCAATTTTTTGCTGAAAATCAAGATGAATTTGATAATATTTATGATTCGCTTGTAAAAGTTAGAACTAGAATGGCTCAAAAGATGGGATATAAAAACTTTGTGGAATTTGGATATAAACAGCTTTCAAGACTTGAATATGATGCAAGAATGGTAGAAGGTTACAGAAAGCAAGTGCTTGAAAATATTGTGCCGCTACATACTGAACTTCGTGAAAGACAAAAGAAAAGACTTGGAGTGGAAAAACTTAGATTTTATGATGAAGCTATAAAATTTAATTCTGGAAATGCTGATCCGCATGGGTCACCTGAATGGATTTTAAATAATGGGAAGATAATGTATAAGGAATTATCAAAGGAAACTGATGAATTTTTTACATTTATGACTGAAAATAATTTGCTTGACTTACTTTCTAAAAAGGGGAAAATGAGCGGCGGATACTGCACTTATATTCCAGAGCATAAAGCACCATTTATTTTTGCTAATTTTAATGGAACTTCACACGATATTGATGTTTTGACACATGAAGCTGGACATGCTTTCCAAGTTTACCAAAGCCGTGAATTTGAAGTTCCTGAATACTTATGGCCATCTTATGAGGCTTGTGAAATTCATTCGATGAGTATGGAATTTTTAACTTGGCCATGGATGGAATTGTTTTTTGAAAATGATACTGATAAATATAAATTTATTCATTTATCAGAAGCTCTTTTATTCATTCCTTATGGAGTAACTGTCGATGAATTTCAACATTGGGTGTATGAAAATCCAGAAGCTACACCAAAAGAACGTCGTGAAAAATGGATTGAAATAGAAAAAAAATATTTACCAACAAGAGATTATGGAGAAGTTGAAGAATTAAAAAATGGAATTTTCTGGTTTAGACAAGGACATATTTTTAGCTCTCCATTTTATTACATCGACTATACTCTAGCACAAGTTTGTGCCTTCCAATTCTGGATAAAATCAAGAGAGAATAGAGAAAAAGCATGGAAAGACTATTTGAATTTATGTAAACTTGGAGGAAGCAAACCATTCTTTGAACTTATGAAATCAGCTAATTTGAAAAATCCGTTTGAAGAAGGGACATTGGCTTTTGTAATCCCAAAAATTAAGGAATATTTGGATAATGTTGATGATATGAACTTGTAA
- a CDS encoding 23S rRNA (pseudouridine(1915)-N(3))-methyltransferase RlmH, producing MIRINVVCIGKVKEKYIREGIAEFSKRLSKYTKFEIIELAEEDDNKGIENAINSETERIINVISKKNYSYNILLDLKGKMLTSEEMADKIEKISMTNSEINFIIGGSNGVDDNLRKIVDYRLCFSKMTFPHQLMRLILSEQIYRWISINNNIKYHK from the coding sequence ATGATAAGAATTAATGTAGTATGTATTGGAAAAGTAAAAGAAAAATATATAAGAGAGGGAATAGCTGAATTTTCAAAGAGGTTATCAAAGTACACAAAATTTGAAATTATAGAACTGGCTGAAGAAGACGATAACAAAGGGATTGAAAATGCAATAAATTCTGAAACTGAAAGAATAATAAATGTTATTTCAAAAAAAAATTATTCATATAATATTTTGCTTGATTTAAAAGGAAAAATGCTTACTTCAGAAGAAATGGCTGATAAAATTGAAAAAATTTCAATGACAAATAGTGAAATTAATTTTATAATTGGCGGTTCAAATGGAGTTGATGATAATTTACGGAAAATTGTAGATTACAGACTGTGTTTTTCAAAGATGACATTTCCACATCAGCTTATGCGGCTAATTTTGTCAGAGCAAATATATAGATGGATTTCAATCAATAATAATATAAAATATCATAAATAA
- a CDS encoding DUF1934 family protein has translation MKIKIKSLDNFNQNYEKLFELEKVLEQEEKKEYHYNDEYGNCKIIDKGNSIEIYRYGEINSRQIFQSDKNTPFTYITKQFRGKYKIFTKKIQKENGKMIIEYDIIHNNEVINNINLELQFIDVPNK, from the coding sequence ATGAAAATAAAAATAAAAAGTCTAGATAATTTTAATCAGAATTATGAAAAATTATTTGAGCTGGAAAAAGTATTGGAACAGGAAGAAAAAAAAGAATATCATTATAATGATGAATATGGAAACTGCAAAATTATTGATAAAGGTAATTCCATTGAAATTTACCGATATGGTGAAATTAATTCTAGACAGATTTTTCAAAGTGATAAAAATACGCCATTTACTTATATTACAAAACAGTTTCGAGGAAAATACAAAATTTTTACAAAAAAAATTCAAAAAGAAAATGGAAAAATGATAATAGAATATGATATAATACATAATAATGAAGTGATAAACAATATAAATTTAGAATTACAGTTTATAGATGTTCCAAATAAATAA
- the lysS gene encoding lysine--tRNA ligase encodes MSNQNQNDNGIIKEKLKKVEELKEIGIEPYGRKYEKVNDIAEINQYDESCDKVFKTAGRIVAFRRMGKNGFGKIQDPTGQIQYYVKKEEVGEDQYEIYKKMGLGDFIGLEGHLFRTKTGELTLRVDSFEVLSKNVRPLPEKFHGLTNIETRYRQRYVDLVMNREVMETMKKRFQVIRFFRSYLEKKGFTEVETPMMHPIAGGATARPFVTHHNALDMELFLRIAPELYLKRLLVGGFEKVFEINRSFRNEGISIKHNPEFTMMELYQAYADFNDMMDLTEDLISSLTFELHGKYEIEYEDKTINLAKPWRRVTMKEAVKEATGFDFDSVSSDEEAVEKAKEFGIPLEKDKTYTKFGILNLFFEEKVEETLINPTFIIEYPKEISPLSKNQKGETEWVDRFELFISGREFANAYSELNDPRDQKERFEEQVKLKEAGDDEAQGMDLDYIRALEYGMPPAGGLGIGIDRLVMLQTNSASIRDVILFPTLRKEDIEL; translated from the coding sequence ATGAGTAATCAAAACCAGAATGATAATGGTATTATAAAAGAAAAATTAAAAAAAGTAGAAGAACTAAAGGAAATTGGAATAGAACCTTACGGAAGAAAATATGAAAAAGTGAATGATATTGCTGAAATAAATCAATATGATGAAAGTTGTGATAAAGTATTTAAAACAGCAGGAAGAATCGTTGCTTTCAGAAGGATGGGTAAAAACGGGTTTGGTAAAATTCAAGATCCAACTGGACAAATTCAATATTATGTAAAAAAAGAAGAAGTTGGGGAAGATCAATATGAAATCTATAAAAAAATGGGACTTGGAGATTTTATTGGGCTTGAAGGACATTTATTTAGAACTAAGACTGGAGAATTAACTTTAAGAGTGGATTCTTTTGAAGTACTATCTAAAAATGTGCGTCCACTACCAGAAAAATTCCATGGCTTGACTAACATTGAGACTCGTTATAGACAAAGATATGTTGATTTGGTAATGAATAGAGAAGTTATGGAAACTATGAAAAAAAGATTTCAAGTTATCAGGTTTTTTAGAAGCTATTTAGAGAAAAAAGGATTTACTGAAGTTGAAACTCCAATGATGCATCCTATCGCAGGTGGAGCGACTGCAAGACCGTTTGTTACACATCACAATGCATTAGATATGGAATTATTCTTGAGAATTGCACCTGAACTGTATTTAAAAAGATTATTGGTTGGTGGATTTGAAAAAGTATTTGAAATTAACAGAAGTTTTAGAAATGAAGGAATTTCTATAAAACATAATCCTGAATTTACAATGATGGAACTTTATCAGGCGTACGCTGATTTTAATGATATGATGGACTTGACAGAAGATTTGATTTCTAGCTTGACTTTTGAGTTGCATGGAAAATATGAAATTGAATATGAAGATAAAACTATTAATTTAGCTAAACCTTGGAGAAGAGTAACAATGAAAGAAGCTGTAAAAGAAGCAACTGGATTTGATTTTGATTCAGTTTCAAGTGATGAAGAAGCCGTAGAAAAGGCAAAAGAATTTGGAATTCCTTTAGAAAAAGATAAAACTTATACAAAATTTGGAATTTTAAATTTATTCTTTGAAGAAAAAGTTGAGGAAACATTGATTAATCCAACATTCATAATAGAATATCCAAAAGAAATTTCACCACTTTCAAAAAATCAAAAGGGTGAAACTGAATGGGTTGACAGATTCGAATTATTCATTTCTGGAAGAGAATTTGCAAATGCCTATTCAGAATTGAACGACCCAAGAGACCAGAAAGAAAGATTTGAAGAACAGGTTAAATTGAAGGAAGCAGGAGATGATGAAGCACAAGGAATGGATTTAGACTACATAAGAGCCTTAGAATACGGAATGCCACCTGCAGGAGGATTAGGAATTGGAATTGATAGATTAGTTATGTTACAAACTAATTCTGCCTCAATTAGAGACGTAATCTTGTTCCCAACATTAAGAAAAGAAGATATTGAATTATAA
- the epsC gene encoding serine O-acetyltransferase EpsC, with amino-acid sequence MIIIFKWLVSEINNIAEKDPAVRYKIEVFLYPSLHAIINHRIAHFFQKHKLYFFARLISQISRFFTGIEIHPGAKLGKKVFFDHGMGIVIGETAEIGDNCVIYHGVTLGGVSTSKTKRHPTLKNNVTVGTGAKLLGNITVGNNVKIGANSVVLKDVPDNAVAVGIPARIIPKTEEDYYMWHI; translated from the coding sequence GTGATTATTATTTTTAAATGGTTAGTAAGTGAAATAAATAATATTGCAGAAAAAGATCCAGCTGTCAGATATAAAATAGAAGTCTTTCTTTATCCGTCACTACATGCGATTATTAATCATAGAATTGCCCACTTTTTTCAAAAACATAAATTATATTTTTTTGCACGGTTAATTTCACAAATTTCACGTTTTTTTACAGGAATAGAAATTCACCCAGGAGCAAAATTAGGAAAAAAAGTATTTTTTGATCACGGAATGGGAATTGTAATTGGAGAAACCGCTGAAATAGGCGATAACTGTGTCATCTACCACGGTGTAACTCTAGGTGGAGTAAGCACTTCCAAAACTAAAAGACATCCCACATTAAAAAATAACGTTACGGTAGGAACAGGAGCAAAATTACTAGGAAATATAACAGTTGGAAATAATGTGAAAATTGGAGCAAATTCAGTTGTTTTAAAAGACGTCCCAGATAATGCAGTCGCAGTAGGTATTCCAGCTAGAATCATTCCAAAAACAGAGGAAGACTATTATATGTGGCATATTTAA
- the cysK gene encoding cysteine synthase A, translating to MIYENVLDLIGNTPVVKLKFLNDENIADIYVKLEKYNIGGSVKDRAALGMIEAAEREGKLKPGGTIVEPTSGNTGIALALIGKAKGYRVVIVMPDSMSVERRSILAAYGAELILTEGAKGMKGAIAEAEKLAAENGYFLPQQFENPANPAKHYETTAKEILDDFPQIDAFISGVGTAGTLSGVGKRLKEERQGVKVFAVEPATSAVLSGEQPGKHFQQGLGAGFVPGNYDASLVDGIIKVTNEQAVEFATRASKENGLFIGISSGSAIAAAYEVAKKLGKGKKVLTILPDGGEKYLSIEAFRNSL from the coding sequence ATGATTTACGAAAATGTCTTAGATTTAATTGGAAATACACCTGTGGTAAAATTAAAATTCTTAAATGATGAAAATATAGCTGATATTTACGTTAAACTTGAAAAATATAATATTGGTGGAAGTGTAAAGGATAGAGCGGCTCTTGGAATGATAGAAGCAGCTGAAAGAGAAGGAAAATTAAAACCAGGCGGAACAATTGTTGAGCCTACTTCTGGAAATACTGGTATCGCACTTGCATTAATTGGTAAAGCAAAAGGTTATAGAGTGGTAATTGTAATGCCTGATTCAATGAGCGTGGAAAGAAGAAGCATTTTAGCAGCTTATGGAGCTGAATTAATATTAACTGAAGGAGCAAAAGGTATGAAAGGGGCAATTGCTGAAGCTGAAAAATTAGCAGCTGAAAATGGATATTTCTTGCCTCAACAATTTGAAAATCCTGCAAACCCTGCAAAACACTATGAAACAACTGCAAAAGAAATTTTAGATGATTTCCCTCAAATTGATGCTTTCATATCAGGTGTCGGAACTGCTGGAACTTTATCAGGAGTTGGAAAAAGATTAAAGGAAGAAAGACAAGGAGTTAAAGTATTTGCTGTTGAACCCGCAACTTCTGCAGTATTATCAGGAGAACAACCTGGAAAACACTTTCAGCAAGGACTTGGAGCAGGATTTGTACCTGGAAACTATGATGCCAGTCTTGTAGATGGAATTATAAAAGTAACTAATGAACAAGCGGTAGAATTTGCAACAAGAGCTTCAAAAGAAAATGGACTATTTATCGGGATCTCTTCTGGAAGTGCAATTGCAGCAGCTTATGAAGTAGCCAAAAAATTAGGAAAAGGTAAAAAAGTTTTAACAATCTTACCAGACGGTGGAGAAAAATACTTATCAATTGAAGCATTTAGAAACAGTTTATAA
- a CDS encoding helix-turn-helix domain-containing protein — protein MINKNFGCVRFVYNMILYIVNKIYEEIGENK, from the coding sequence TTGATAAATAAAAATTTTGGATGCGTTCGTTTTGTTTACAATATGATTTTGTATATTGTGAATAAAATTTATGAAGAAATTGGGGAAAATAAATAA
- a CDS encoding flavodoxin: MAKVGIFFGSTTGVTEDIAHKIAEKIDGAEVFNIDGNEDKLEDYDVLLLGTSTWGFGDLQDDWAAVLDDLASKNLSGKKVGYFGSGDQGTFSDTFMDGIAIIDEEIEKTGATIIGKTSTEGYEFNESRAAKNGEFLGLALDEVNQSELTDERIDAWVEQIQKEF, from the coding sequence ATGGCAAAAGTAGGAATTTTTTTCGGATCAACAACAGGAGTAACTGAGGATATTGCTCATAAAATTGCAGAAAAAATTGATGGAGCAGAAGTTTTTAACATTGATGGAAATGAGGATAAATTGGAAGATTATGATGTACTTCTTTTAGGTACTTCTACTTGGGGATTTGGAGACTTGCAAGATGACTGGGCAGCAGTTCTTGATGATTTAGCAAGTAAAAATTTAAGTGGCAAGAAAGTAGGATATTTTGGAAGTGGAGATCAAGGAACTTTCTCTGACACATTTATGGATGGAATAGCCATTATTGATGAAGAAATCGAAAAAACTGGTGCGACAATCATTGGAAAAACTTCAACAGAAGGATACGAATTTAACGAATCAAGAGCAGCAAAAAATGGAGAATTTTTAGGACTTGCCCTAGATGAAGTTAATCAGTCTGAATTGACAGATGAAAGAATTGACGCATGGGTTGAACAAATCCAAAAGGAATTTTAA